The following proteins are co-located in the Terriglobia bacterium genome:
- a CDS encoding DUF1801 domain-containing protein — MKAAVKVAPTASADAEKQLNSFIDKFEPKNQALIRAVRKALRKRLPTANELAYDNYNFFALGYCSTERPSDSIVSIAAGANGVGLCFIRGASLPDPKKILLGLGNQTRFIRLGSAEILARPEVEALITAAVAKAKAPLPASGKGKLIIRSISAKQRPRRKSAK, encoded by the coding sequence ATGAAGGCAGCCGTGAAGGTCGCGCCGACGGCATCGGCTGATGCTGAAAAGCAGCTCAATAGTTTCATCGACAAATTCGAGCCAAAGAACCAGGCCTTGATTCGTGCGGTGCGGAAAGCGCTACGGAAGCGGCTGCCTACCGCGAACGAACTGGCCTACGACAACTACAACTTCTTCGCTCTGGGTTACTGTTCGACCGAACGCCCCTCCGATTCCATCGTCTCCATCGCTGCCGGAGCGAACGGAGTGGGACTGTGCTTCATCCGCGGCGCCAGTCTGCCCGATCCAAAGAAGATCCTGCTCGGCTTGGGTAATCAAACTCGTTTCATCCGTCTCGGATCGGCGGAGATATTGGCCCGTCCCGAGGTCGAGGCACTCATCACCGCTGCCGTTGCTAAGGCCAAAGCGCCTCTGCCGGCTAGCGGCAAAGGAAAACTCATTATCCGATCTATTTCGGCGAAGCAGAGGCCGCGACGTAAGTCCGCGAAGTAA
- a CDS encoding lactonase family protein, with protein MSIKRSLPLAFLAALLMWAGCGGHDFWNPAPPNPSGAVPKFAYAANFANGGTGSVSAYTINSSSGALGAVSSSPFAAGTGTVAAGADSAGKFVYAANQDGTLSAYAINRNDGTLTQVSGSPYVAGTTPVWVAVDPGGRFVYVANGGSSNISAFAINTSTGTLTSVSSAVALATTPVRARVDPGGRFLYVALGTGGTAVFKINGDGTLTAGVRTVPAAPCAASEDIAIDANSRFAFVADGATGICNYAVNANSGDLTLINNTVISAGAKPVGVASGGAGKFLFAANQDSNNVSGFTVNGDGTLAAMSGSPFAAGTSPADVNVDPSGAFVYVVNFDDNTISIFKIGGSTLTSVGKIATGANPNSIVTTQ; from the coding sequence ATGAGCATTAAGCGTAGTCTCCCGCTGGCATTCCTCGCGGCGCTGCTGATGTGGGCCGGTTGCGGGGGTCACGATTTCTGGAATCCGGCTCCGCCCAACCCCAGTGGAGCGGTCCCCAAATTCGCCTATGCCGCCAATTTCGCCAATGGGGGCACCGGCTCCGTTTCCGCCTACACCATAAATTCTTCCAGCGGCGCGCTCGGCGCGGTCAGCAGTTCACCCTTCGCGGCGGGAACCGGCACCGTCGCCGCCGGCGCCGACTCCGCCGGCAAGTTCGTCTATGCCGCCAACCAGGACGGAACCCTCTCCGCTTATGCCATCAACCGCAACGACGGCACACTTACCCAGGTCAGCGGCTCTCCGTATGTCGCCGGCACCACACCGGTTTGGGTGGCGGTGGACCCGGGTGGACGCTTTGTGTACGTCGCCAACGGTGGCTCCAGCAACATCTCGGCTTTCGCGATCAACACCAGCACCGGCACGCTCACCTCCGTGAGTTCGGCAGTCGCTCTGGCCACTACGCCGGTGCGCGCCAGGGTTGACCCCGGCGGACGGTTCCTTTACGTCGCGCTGGGCACGGGCGGAACCGCCGTATTCAAGATCAACGGCGACGGGACCCTGACGGCGGGAGTGCGCACGGTGCCAGCGGCCCCCTGTGCCGCCTCCGAGGACATCGCCATCGACGCCAACAGCCGCTTCGCCTTCGTCGCCGACGGCGCCACCGGAATTTGCAATTACGCGGTCAACGCCAACAGCGGCGACCTCACGCTGATCAACAATACCGTGATCTCAGCCGGCGCCAAGCCGGTTGGCGTGGCCTCCGGCGGCGCAGGAAAATTCCTGTTTGCCGCCAACCAGGATTCGAACAATGTATCCGGATTCACGGTCAACGGCGATGGAACTCTGGCCGCGATGTCAGGCTCGCCGTTCGCCGCCGGAACCTCGCCCGCGGACGTCAATGTGGACCCCTCCGGTGCTTTCGTGTACGTCGTCAACTTCGACGACAACACCATTTCCATTTTCAAGATCGGCGGCAGCACGCTGACCTCGGTGGGCAAGATAGCAACGGGAGCCAACCCAAATTCTATCGTCACGACGCAGTAG
- a CDS encoding VWA domain-containing protein, which translates to MRSTRFLVPALIMSMVISAAAQNSSQTPTFKSRTDLVLVPVVVHDKEGKHVSGLKADDFILEDNGGRQKIAALEEITSDKSVPEPPPDLASDVKRGIVFTNQLANPSQPKELLIFVIDLVNAPFVDTEQGRRAILGFVASHMSPNRTMALVAVESGGVRLLHSFTTSPTVLSSALQNVTALASAPATQRPIEAQQSALKDQRIFNQTANLLASDGLSPNQAAMILMANFISGARVQMSQSYLAATAGRTDQNIATALESLRQIASWVAGVPDARCWCGSPATSHSYPGRGRWHWAGWAWRSMSAP; encoded by the coding sequence ATGCGTTCCACGCGGTTTCTTGTTCCCGCTCTCATAATGTCCATGGTCATTTCCGCTGCGGCCCAGAATTCGTCGCAGACGCCAACGTTCAAAAGCCGCACCGATCTGGTGCTGGTTCCGGTGGTGGTCCACGACAAAGAGGGCAAACACGTTTCCGGTCTGAAGGCAGACGACTTCATCTTGGAGGACAACGGCGGCCGGCAGAAGATTGCTGCCCTGGAGGAGATCACATCCGACAAGTCCGTTCCCGAACCGCCTCCCGATCTTGCCTCGGATGTAAAACGCGGGATCGTCTTCACCAACCAACTTGCGAACCCGAGCCAACCCAAGGAACTGCTGATTTTCGTTATTGACCTGGTGAACGCTCCGTTCGTCGATACCGAACAGGGGCGGCGGGCGATACTCGGTTTTGTGGCGTCCCACATGAGTCCGAACCGCACCATGGCGCTGGTGGCCGTGGAGTCGGGAGGCGTGCGACTGCTGCACTCGTTCACCACTTCGCCGACTGTATTGAGCTCCGCCCTGCAAAATGTGACTGCGCTCGCGAGCGCGCCGGCAACGCAACGGCCGATTGAGGCACAACAGTCAGCGCTGAAGGACCAGCGGATATTCAATCAGACCGCGAATCTGCTGGCGAGCGACGGCCTCAGCCCAAACCAGGCCGCCATGATCCTGATGGCGAATTTCATCTCCGGTGCGCGCGTGCAGATGTCCCAGTCTTACCTGGCAGCGACGGCGGGTCGCACCGACCAGAACATCGCAACCGCGCTGGAATCCCTGCGCCAGATTGCGAGCTGGGTAGCCGGCGTTCCGGACGCAAGGTGCTGGTGTGGCTCACCGGCGACATCCCATTCGTATCCGGGCAGGGGACGATGGCATTGGGCAGGCTGGGCATGGAGGAGTATGAGCGCACCATGA
- a CDS encoding VWA domain-containing protein, with protein sequence MLVWLTGDIPFVSGQGTMALGRLGMEEYERTMKALADANVAIYPVDVRGVVPSTMYVKGYVDPTRQQQQTIAESLDASPTGIARRSQSLQVGVTHMEDAHEAMNYFAGLTGGRAYYNRNDIPRVLDDAATDSSRYYMLSYYLDRNHAKPGWHKLKVSVHHQDATVHARNGFFVDKPAQDSSSTKQQDEVTALSSPFEYTALPVNLKWMDTTARGDKRHVRFEVYIPASSELIGKDLNTLDLDVIATAFGGGRDVAGQSSKSIKSQLKPQAQEQIQKFGLTYVSDLDLKPGEYAVRLVVRDNLTGRLGSITAPLKVAP encoded by the coding sequence GTGCTGGTGTGGCTCACCGGCGACATCCCATTCGTATCCGGGCAGGGGACGATGGCATTGGGCAGGCTGGGCATGGAGGAGTATGAGCGCACCATGAAAGCGCTGGCCGACGCCAACGTGGCGATCTATCCGGTGGATGTACGCGGTGTCGTGCCTTCGACGATGTACGTAAAGGGCTATGTGGATCCCACCCGGCAGCAGCAACAAACGATCGCCGAATCCTTGGATGCTTCGCCCACCGGCATCGCCCGCCGCAGCCAGTCGCTGCAAGTCGGGGTCACGCACATGGAGGACGCGCATGAGGCCATGAATTACTTCGCCGGCCTGACCGGGGGCAGGGCCTACTACAACCGCAACGACATTCCCCGCGTGCTGGACGATGCGGCCACCGACTCCTCACGCTACTACATGCTCAGCTACTACCTCGACCGCAACCACGCCAAGCCGGGATGGCATAAGCTGAAGGTGAGCGTCCACCACCAAGACGCCACGGTGCACGCCCGCAACGGCTTTTTTGTGGACAAACCGGCCCAGGATTCTTCGTCCACCAAGCAGCAGGATGAAGTCACGGCGCTTTCCTCGCCCTTCGAATACACCGCTTTGCCGGTCAACCTGAAATGGATGGATACAACCGCCCGCGGCGATAAGCGCCATGTACGCTTTGAGGTTTATATTCCCGCTTCCTCCGAACTCATCGGCAAGGACCTCAACACTTTGGACTTGGATGTGATTGCGACCGCTTTTGGTGGCGGCCGCGATGTGGCCGGGCAATCCTCTAAAAGCATCAAGTCGCAACTGAAGCCGCAAGCGCAGGAACAAATCCAGAAATTCGGGCTAACTTACGTGAGCGATCTCGACCTGAAGCCCGGCGAGTACGCGGTGCGCCTGGTGGTGCGCGACAACCTCACCGGACGGCTGGGGAGCATCACCGCGCCGCTGAAGGTCGCGCCGTAA
- a CDS encoding VWA domain-containing protein, whose translation MRNALSCFALAACLITTCHQAPAQQQPTTPTFKSRADLVLVPAIVRDKHGSHVSGLTASDFTLMDNGARQKIASVEEIGPAANPARPETVDAQSAGAAEFTNFAGRTTRAPQPTGVIIIALDLVNTPMLDLVTARRAVVQFLSTQIKNSQPVGLVTIEPGQVRMLHAFTTSTAILNAALQRVTAVGAVAETAVPTTNDQVTPRDAASIQAESAALSHFIDPQAAAAMQDLRDATTAMNRARQAQGVGTTLDALRQIASWVAGLPGRKVLIWATGQIPFITEQGQMGLGKLGAEDYQRTMKALADANVAIYPMDVRGIFNADFAANSSLYMGPGSDVFDEMIARPTRGSRGVQRASGMLQRGVSHLPENHFAMNDLAKATGGQAFYNRNDIPKMFDAAVADSAHYYMLSYYLDHAHSKPGWHKLQVSVSRPEVVTRARTGFFVSHAADNKASLREADENTALASPFEYTALPITLKWKDTQAGSRKVQFEVNLPPAAGVVDAENNSVDLDFLAVATAANAEVAGRSTRNFHATLGSAALQQITTYGVTYLSDLDLKPGEYAVRLVVRDNLTGRLGSITAPLTVAK comes from the coding sequence ATGCGCAACGCACTCTCCTGCTTCGCGCTCGCCGCTTGCCTGATTACCACCTGCCACCAGGCGCCTGCACAACAGCAGCCCACCACACCAACCTTCAAGAGCCGCGCCGACCTGGTCCTGGTGCCAGCGATTGTGCGCGACAAGCATGGGTCGCATGTCAGCGGTTTGACCGCGTCCGATTTCACGCTGATGGACAACGGCGCGCGGCAGAAGATCGCGTCGGTGGAGGAAATCGGTCCGGCAGCGAATCCAGCGCGCCCAGAAACTGTGGACGCGCAGTCCGCAGGGGCGGCGGAATTCACCAACTTTGCCGGCCGGACGACGCGCGCACCGCAGCCGACCGGAGTCATCATCATTGCCTTGGACCTGGTTAACACGCCGATGCTGGACTTGGTCACGGCTCGCCGCGCCGTCGTCCAGTTCCTGAGCACGCAAATCAAGAACAGCCAGCCAGTGGGATTGGTGACCATCGAACCCGGACAGGTGCGCATGCTGCACGCCTTCACCACCTCGACTGCCATTTTGAACGCGGCGCTGCAGCGCGTCACCGCGGTCGGCGCAGTCGCGGAAACCGCAGTCCCGACAACCAATGACCAGGTCACGCCCAGGGATGCCGCTTCCATCCAGGCTGAGAGCGCCGCTCTGAGCCACTTCATCGATCCCCAGGCAGCAGCGGCGATGCAGGACCTGAGGGACGCGACCACGGCGATGAACCGGGCGCGGCAGGCGCAGGGCGTAGGGACGACGCTGGACGCACTCCGACAGATCGCCTCTTGGGTGGCGGGGCTTCCCGGACGCAAGGTGCTGATCTGGGCGACGGGACAAATCCCGTTTATTACCGAGCAAGGCCAGATGGGGCTGGGCAAATTGGGCGCTGAAGATTACCAGCGCACCATGAAAGCGCTGGCCGACGCCAATGTCGCCATCTATCCGATGGATGTGCGCGGAATTTTCAATGCCGACTTCGCCGCTAACAGCAGCTTGTACATGGGCCCGGGCTCGGATGTATTTGACGAAATGATCGCGAGGCCGACCCGCGGTAGCAGGGGTGTGCAAAGGGCAAGTGGCATGCTGCAACGCGGCGTATCGCACCTGCCGGAGAATCATTTCGCCATGAACGACCTTGCCAAGGCCACCGGCGGGCAGGCCTTCTATAACCGCAACGACATTCCTAAGATGTTCGACGCGGCGGTCGCGGACTCCGCGCACTACTACATGCTGAGCTACTACCTGGATCACGCCCACAGCAAACCCGGCTGGCACAAGTTGCAAGTCAGCGTGAGCCGTCCGGAGGTAGTGACGCGCGCGCGCACGGGATTTTTTGTCTCCCACGCTGCCGACAACAAAGCTTCGTTGCGCGAAGCGGATGAGAACACTGCCCTGGCTTCGCCGTTCGAGTACACCGCGCTTCCCATCACGCTGAAGTGGAAAGACACGCAGGCGGGAAGCCGCAAAGTGCAATTCGAGGTCAACCTCCCGCCGGCGGCCGGCGTGGTGGATGCGGAGAACAATTCCGTGGACCTGGACTTCCTGGCAGTCGCGACTGCTGCCAACGCGGAAGTAGCCGGTCGCTCGACACGGAATTTTCACGCGACTCTCGGATCTGCCGCTTTACAACAGATCACGACGTACGGCGTCACCTATCTGAGCGATCTCGACCTGAAGCCCGGTGAGTACGCCGTGCGCCTGGTGGTGCGCGACAACCTCACCGGACGACTGGGAAGCATCACGGCGCCGCTGACCGTCGCCAAGTGA
- a CDS encoding glycosyltransferase family 39 protein, protein MSAPTPSVETPRSNAHRDVAVRVRGRQARAIFWLVVLAFAVRIGFMLAAHTYLFASYRVDDYSYLNETTSIARSIAEGRGFSSPFSPAYTGPTSWVAPVYPYLCAIFFAGFGVLSTKAAAALLTLQSLFSALTCIPILGIGERTVGRRAAIAAALLWAVFPWFSKWAVSWVWEISLSTLLFACLFWYALRLAEPASRMMWVGFGALWGFALLVNPALLPLLPASLVWRGFQLHRRGNEWVKPAMLSLAACLVVISPWLVRNRVVFGQWTFLRSNFGLEFFLGNTSYSVGRGWIGQHPAGNAAELARYQAMGEPAYVSAKLHQALAWVRTSKRDFLRLTARRVVYFWDGSAIGYRPAIAWYWLPWSFAALSFLLLPAMLVAHRRQLHAWPLFFAAILLYPLPYYLTYSQVRYRHVLEPLMLLLMCYAATEAFTWRRSAAP, encoded by the coding sequence ATGAGCGCACCAACCCCATCCGTCGAGACCCCTCGCTCCAACGCTCACCGCGACGTCGCAGTGCGCGTGCGCGGCCGGCAAGCACGCGCGATCTTCTGGCTGGTCGTGCTCGCCTTCGCGGTGCGCATTGGCTTCATGCTGGCGGCGCATACCTACCTGTTCGCCAGCTATCGGGTGGACGACTACTCTTACCTCAACGAGACCACTTCCATCGCGCGCTCCATCGCCGAAGGACGCGGCTTCAGTTCGCCATTCAGCCCGGCATACACGGGTCCGACATCGTGGGTGGCGCCGGTGTATCCGTACCTGTGCGCAATTTTCTTTGCCGGCTTTGGCGTGCTGAGTACGAAGGCGGCGGCAGCGCTGCTGACGCTGCAAAGTCTTTTCTCGGCGTTGACCTGCATCCCCATCTTGGGCATTGGGGAGCGCACGGTCGGACGCCGCGCGGCAATCGCCGCCGCGCTGCTGTGGGCGGTGTTCCCATGGTTCAGCAAGTGGGCGGTAAGCTGGGTATGGGAGATCAGCCTCAGCACGCTCCTGTTTGCCTGCCTATTCTGGTACGCGCTGCGCCTGGCTGAACCCGCCAGCCGCATGATGTGGGTCGGCTTCGGCGCGCTCTGGGGATTCGCGCTGCTGGTGAATCCGGCGCTGCTTCCGCTTTTGCCGGCATCGCTGGTGTGGCGCGGATTCCAACTGCATCGGCGAGGGAACGAATGGGTCAAGCCCGCGATGCTGAGTTTGGCGGCATGCTTGGTCGTGATATCGCCGTGGCTGGTACGCAACCGGGTGGTATTCGGCCAATGGACGTTCCTGCGCAGCAACTTCGGGTTGGAATTCTTCCTGGGAAATACGAGCTACAGCGTCGGGCGAGGCTGGATCGGCCAGCATCCGGCGGGCAACGCCGCCGAACTCGCCCGCTACCAGGCGATGGGCGAGCCGGCGTACGTGAGCGCGAAGTTGCACCAGGCGCTGGCGTGGGTGCGCACCTCGAAGCGGGACTTCCTCAGGCTGACAGCGCGCCGCGTGGTGTACTTCTGGGACGGCAGCGCCATCGGCTACCGGCCGGCAATTGCCTGGTACTGGCTGCCGTGGAGCTTCGCCGCGCTCAGTTTCCTGCTGCTGCCGGCGATGCTGGTCGCGCACCGGCGGCAGCTCCATGCCTGGCCCTTGTTTTTTGCCGCGATTCTCCTGTATCCGCTGCCGTATTACCTCACATACAGCCAGGTGCGCTACCGGCACGTGCTGGAGCCGCTCATGCTGCTGCTGATGTGCTATGCGGCTACAGAAGCATTCACTTGGCGACGGTCAGCGGCGCCGTGA
- a CDS encoding DUF1295 domain-containing protein codes for MKRSAKFVTIVPMAAIAAVMIVGARSPWTPMRLAGGVLAVFGFALLTIARVQLGNAFSITPQANILVTHGIYSRIRHPVYVFSAIGIAGLFLYLDMPKLLVLLVLVIPLQVVRARREERVLEERFGEEYRAYKRNTWF; via the coding sequence GTGAAACGCAGCGCAAAATTCGTCACAATTGTTCCGATGGCCGCCATTGCGGCGGTCATGATCGTCGGGGCGAGGTCGCCGTGGACGCCCATGCGGCTGGCAGGGGGCGTGCTCGCTGTGTTTGGCTTTGCCCTGCTGACGATTGCTCGCGTTCAGCTTGGCAACGCGTTCTCCATCACGCCGCAGGCGAACATCCTGGTGACCCATGGGATATATAGCCGCATTCGCCACCCGGTGTACGTATTCAGCGCTATCGGCATCGCGGGATTGTTCCTGTATCTCGACATGCCCAAACTTCTTGTCCTGCTGGTGCTTGTGATACCTCTGCAAGTAGTGCGGGCACGACGGGAAGAGCGCGTGCTGGAAGAGCGCTTCGGCGAGGAATATCGCGCCTACAAGCGCAACACCTGGTTCTGA
- the gatA gene encoding Asp-tRNA(Asn)/Glu-tRNA(Gln) amidotransferase subunit GatA, with translation MDLEILTVQSARTAVLERQTSAVALAESFYKKIEATDKKIGAYLTLTRERALEKAARIDAIADKGDPLPPLAGVPIAVKDVMVLRGVRSTAGSKILSDFVSPYDCTAVARLEAAGAVVLGKTNCDEFAMGSSNENSGYYPAHNPRDLSRVPGGSSGGSAAAVAAGMAVAALGSDTGGSIRQPASFCGVVGLMPTYGRVSRYGLIAFASSLDHIGPLTKTVKDAAILMKHIAGRDPLDSTSAEVPVPDYEQDIEKPVRGLRLGVPKEYFAEGLDPEVRAAVEAAIQKMAEIGCEVVPISLPHTRYAIPTYYVIATAEASSNLARFDGVRYGYRSPQARTLSEMYRRSRDRGFGAEVKRRIMLGTYVLSAGYYDAYYLKAQRVRTLLTRDFEAAFQCVDAIVTPTSPTPAFKLGEKCDDPLSMYLADIYTVTADLAGVPGISLPCGESKAGLPIGLQILGRHFDEGTVIRLAHAYERARAG, from the coding sequence ATGGATCTCGAAATTCTGACGGTACAATCCGCGCGCACCGCCGTCCTCGAGCGGCAGACCAGCGCGGTTGCGCTTGCGGAGAGCTTCTACAAGAAAATCGAAGCCACCGACAAGAAGATTGGCGCCTATCTCACGCTCACCCGCGAGCGCGCCCTGGAGAAAGCGGCACGCATCGACGCCATTGCCGACAAGGGCGATCCGCTGCCGCCGCTGGCCGGCGTGCCCATCGCCGTCAAAGACGTGATGGTGCTGCGCGGCGTGCGCTCCACCGCCGGCTCCAAAATCCTCAGCGATTTTGTTTCTCCATACGACTGCACCGCGGTGGCGCGCCTGGAAGCCGCAGGCGCGGTGGTGCTGGGCAAGACCAACTGCGACGAGTTCGCCATGGGCTCGTCCAACGAGAACTCCGGCTATTACCCGGCGCACAACCCGCGCGATCTGTCGCGCGTGCCCGGAGGGTCCTCGGGCGGCTCGGCGGCGGCGGTAGCGGCCGGCATGGCGGTTGCGGCGCTCGGGTCCGACACGGGCGGCTCGATTCGCCAGCCCGCTTCCTTCTGCGGCGTGGTCGGCCTGATGCCAACCTACGGACGGGTTTCGCGTTATGGCCTGATCGCGTTCGCTTCGTCGCTCGACCACATTGGGCCGCTCACCAAGACGGTCAAAGATGCGGCCATCCTGATGAAGCATATCGCCGGGCGCGACCCGTTGGATTCCACCTCGGCTGAAGTGCCGGTGCCGGATTACGAGCAGGACATCGAAAAGCCGGTACGCGGGCTCAGGCTCGGCGTTCCAAAGGAATATTTCGCCGAGGGGCTCGATCCCGAAGTTCGCGCCGCGGTGGAAGCGGCGATTCAGAAGATGGCGGAGATCGGCTGCGAGGTCGTGCCCATCTCACTGCCGCACACGCGCTACGCGATTCCCACTTATTACGTGATCGCCACCGCGGAAGCGTCGTCGAACCTGGCGCGCTTCGACGGCGTGCGCTACGGCTATCGCTCGCCGCAGGCGCGCACGCTTTCCGAGATGTACCGCCGCTCGCGCGATCGGGGCTTTGGCGCCGAGGTCAAGCGGCGCATCATGCTGGGCACATACGTGCTCAGCGCCGGCTACTACGATGCCTACTACCTGAAAGCGCAGCGGGTGCGCACCCTGCTGACGCGCGACTTCGAAGCGGCCTTCCAGTGCGTGGACGCTATTGTCACGCCCACCTCGCCCACGCCTGCATTCAAGCTGGGCGAAAAGTGCGACGATCCGCTTTCCATGTATCTCGCCGACATCTACACCGTGACCGCCGACCTTGCCGGTGTGCCGGGAATCAGCCTGCCCTGCGGTGAGTCGAAGGCGGGCCTGCCGATCGGGTTGCAGATTCTCGGACGCCACTTTGACGAGGGCACCGTCATCCGCCTGGCGCACGCCTACGAGCGCGCCCGCGCCGGCTAG
- the gatC gene encoding Asp-tRNA(Asn)/Glu-tRNA(Gln) amidotransferase subunit GatC, translating to MTDNRQPITEKDVLYVAELANLELTDDERARMVKDLNSILDYVDRLNELDTSNVEPMAQTSDRYGIDESKAGTARFAYAMREDKTGPSLPREVVMENAPETDGAFFKVPRVIER from the coding sequence ATGACCGATAACCGACAACCGATAACCGAGAAAGATGTCCTCTACGTCGCCGAGCTGGCCAACCTGGAACTCACCGACGACGAACGCGCGCGCATGGTTAAGGACTTGAATTCCATCCTGGATTATGTGGATCGCCTGAACGAGCTTGACACTTCCAACGTCGAACCCATGGCGCAGACCTCCGATCGCTACGGTATTGACGAGAGCAAAGCCGGTACGGCGCGCTTTGCGTATGCGATGCGCGAAGACAAGACCGGGCCATCGCTGCCGCGCGAAGTGGTGATGGAGAACGCGCCGGAGACGGATGGAGCGTTCTTCAAAGTGCCACGGGTGATTGAAAGATAG
- a CDS encoding DUF721 domain-containing protein: MVDAIRRGPAAEAPLHGWPLACGATVAARTRALGYSEGVLHVEVPDAQWRRELLALVPRYLSTLNQFANVRRIEFVTAQESGGAQRTGS; this comes from the coding sequence GTGGTCGATGCCATACGGCGTGGACCGGCGGCGGAAGCGCCGCTGCATGGCTGGCCTCTGGCCTGCGGCGCCACGGTGGCCGCCCGTACCCGTGCACTCGGCTACAGCGAAGGCGTGCTGCACGTCGAGGTGCCGGACGCGCAGTGGCGTCGCGAGCTGCTCGCACTGGTTCCGCGTTACCTTTCCACGCTCAACCAGTTTGCCAACGTCAGGCGCATCGAGTTCGTGACCGCCCAAGAATCCGGCGGCGCCCAGCGCACCGGCAGCTAA